The Streptomyces asoensis DNA window GGTCATACCGACGGAGCTGTTCGTGCGCACCTCGTCCCAGCGACGCTCCCCTCGGACGACGGTCAGCCCGCCACGGACCCCGGAGGGGAAGTAGCCCCGGCCCCGCCGCGGCTCGCCGCTCCTCGTACCCCTCGCCCACGCGACGGGGGGAGCGGCGAACGGCGTCGGGCGCTTTGGGGGGAAAGCGACGTCCGGCGTCGGGGGCTTGGGGGGCGGCGTCCGGCGTCGGGCGCTGCACGCTCCGGGGGGGGCGTCCGACGTCGGGGGCTTGGCGTCCGGCGTCGGCGGCTCGGCGCTTGGGGTCCGGCATCGGGCGCTGCACGCTCCGGGGGCCGGCGTCCGGCGTCCGGGGCTTCACGCTCGGCGTCGGCCGTCGGTGCGAGTCGGCGTCAACGTAAGTCCGTAAACGTCACGTACGGGCGTTTTTCGGCGCGTTGGCGGTTTCTGGCATCAGGTCGACCGCGATCTCCCCGGCGGTCCCGGATGTCCCACCCGCCGCACAGGCCTCTTCGTGCCCTTCCGGCTCACGGACATCCCGCTCCCCGGTCCGTGCCGTGGTCCGGAGTGTGCCTCCCGAGCACACTCCGGGAGTGGAACGCCGGTGCGGACGAGGTGCCACCGCGGTGAGAGCGCACTGCCGAAGCCCGGCCCAATCGGGGCGAAAGCCGCGATGAACTGGAGCCTTGCTCCGATTCACCACCCCTGGGTCATCACACGGCACGATCCGCATTCCTATGATGGGCGCACGGCACCGCGGGCCGCTGCGACCAGGCAGCCCGAAGGGTGCAGATGCGGCGCGATGGTGGAGGGGTCTGATGACTCAGGGGGCCGGTCAGGGACCCGAGGTGGAGCGTACGGCGACGTTGCGCGACTTCCGGGTGCCCGGGTACGTCAACGAGACCGGTCCGTACGACCACGGCACGGAGCCCGGCAATACCGCGCCGCCCCTCGAGGAACCGCTGGAACATCCGGACGGTTACACGCCGACCCAGCGCGACCTGCCGGTCATCAGCCGACGCGGCGACACCCTCCAGGTGGCCGTCGACCCCGCGACGACCCACGCCCCGGTTCCCTCGACCGGCCCGGGACCGCTGTTCGTCGTCGGCGACGTGCACGGCTACCTCGACGAACTGGTGGCCGCTCTCCAGGAGAAGGGCCTGGTCGACTCCGCGGGCAACTGGTGCGCGGGCACCGCCCGGCTGTGGTTCCTCGGCGACTTCACCGACCGCGGCCCGGACGGCATCGGGGTCATCGACCTCGTCATGCGGCTCTCCGCCGAAGCCGCCGCGGCCGGCGGGTACTGCAAGGCCCTCATGGGCAACCACGAACTGCTGCTGCTCGGCGCCAAGCGCTTCGGGGACACCCCCGTCAACTCCGGCGCGGGCACCGCCACCTTCCAGGCCGCCTGGCTGCTCAACGGCGGCCAGAAGTACGACATGGACCGTCTCCAGGACCACCACCTCCAGTGGATGGCCCGCCTCGACGCCGTCGAGGAGGTCGACGGTCATCTGCTCGTCCACTCCGACACCACCGCCTACCTCGACTACGGCGACTCGATCGAGGCGGTCAACGACACCGTCCGCGAGACGATCACGCGTAATGACGCGGACGAAGTGTGGGACCTGTTCCGCAAGTTCACCAAGCGCTTCTCCTTCCGCGACGAGGGCGGCGCCGACGCCGTTCGCTCACTGCTCGATACGTACGGCGGCACCCGGATCGTTCACGGTCACAGCCCGATTCCCTATCTTCTGGGCGAAGTCGGCTCCGAGGAGGACGAGGACAGCGGCGGCCCGCACGTCGAGGGGCCCCACGTCTACGCGGACGGCCTGGCCATCGCGATGGACGGCGGCGTGACGATGGCCGGAAAACTGCTGGTCCAGCAACTGCCCCTGGAATCCTGAGCATTCCCGGGGCAGAAGTTCCCCACGCCGGCCCCGTCGGCGACATCCCAGGCCAGGGGCCAATTTCGGCAAACCCCCTGTCACCCCATGCCGTCGCCGCTCTACCATCGGGTTATCCGTAGCAGGCTCCCCTCCGTTTCTGCCCGACGGCTCGTTGGCATGCGAGCCCCAAGCCCTACGGAGCATCGGGGGATGCAGATGAACAGCGTTCCGCAGCACCTGAACAGCGAGGACCGCCAGGAGTACGAGCGGATCCTCGACGAGGCGCTGCGCTCCGCCCCACACCACCCGGAACTGGCTGCTGTCGGACAGCGGCTCAACCCCGAACAACTGCGCACCATGGCCCTCAACGCCTCCGCCCTCATCACCGTGGCGGCGGCCGCCGAGTACCAGCACTACGTCAAGGTCCGCGAGGAACTGCGCCATCCCGCGCCGGCCACCCCCTCGACCACGTCCGAGACCGGCTCGGCGGAGCCGGGCACGGCCGCGATGGGCCTCGCCACGACCATGGGAGAAGCGGCCCAGGCCGCCGAGGCCGCCGGGGCGGGCGCCGTCGCCGCCGTCCTCACCCCTGTCCTCGCCGGTGCCGCGGCGCTGATCTTCCTGCTCGTCGGCTACATCCTCCGGGTGCTCGACCCCGGACAGGCGTTCGCCCGCACCATGCTCGCCGCCGGCTGGACGTTCGGAGCCGTCGCCGTGGCCGCGATCCTCGTCGCCATGGTGGCGCTGCTGCTCACCGCCCTGCGCAACCGACCCTCCCTCGAGGCCGGGCCGTACAGCGAACTGAGCGAGGAGGTCGACCAGGCCAGGGAAGCCTGGCGGGAAGCCCTGCTGGCGCGCGGCATCCTGCCGTTCCTCCAGGAGGCGCTCACCGACCCCGGCACGGCGACCGCCCTGCACACCACACCGTCCCCGCCGGCTCCCACCGGCCGCCTTCCGAAGATCGGCTACGACCGCCCCGGCTTCACCAGCCCGGACGACGGCCGCTCGACCGGCCCGCGCCCGAGCTTCAGCAGCCCGGACTACACCAGCCCGGACTTCGGCGGCCCGGAGCACCAGCCGGAATAGACACCCGGCTTGCGCCCGCCCGGCTACCCCGCCGGGACGCGCAAGCCGCACGCCGTACGGCCGGGCCGTACGGCGCCTTCGCCATGCCCGGGCACGCCGTGCACGAAGGCGCGCGGTACCTCCGTGCACGGCCTGCCCATCGGCCCGGACGGGGCCCGGGCAGGGCTGATGGCGGGACAGCACGAGCGGTCAGGCCCGAGCGGGACGGCCTCAGAGGATGCCCGCATGACGCGCTGCCTTGATCCAACTGGGGAACTCGGACAGCAGCCGGTCGTAGAGCTCCTGGTCGGGGACGGTACTGATGTCGTCCACGGCGAAGAAGCCCACGTTGTCGACGCGACGCCCGGGAAGCGTGTCGAACCGCTCCAGCACTCCGTAGTCGGACCGTCCCAGCCCCACGAACTGCCAGAAGATCGGTTCCTCGACAGCCGCCCGCAGCTCCCGCTCGATCGCCGCGTCGCGGTGCACCCCTCCGTCGGAGAAGAAGAGCACCAGCGTCGGAGCCGCCGCCGGGTTCTCCCGCACATACGACCTGACCTGCGCGATCGCCTTCTGCTCCTCGTTCTGGATGCCGATCGTCCGCATGTCGATCTGCCCCGGTTCCATCCCCCGGCGGGGTTTCTTGCTGCGCCGGAACAGGCTCATCTCGCCCACCCGCACATGCAGCCGCAGCCACTCGGGAAGCTCGCCCAGCCGCAGGTCGGGGAGGCGTGCGGCCTCACTGGCGAACGTCCAGGCCTGCATCTCCCCGTCGTCGTCGAGCTGTGCCGCCACGGCCGCCATCCGCTCCACGACGTCCGCCACGACCCCGCGCGAGTACAGGAACGACATGGACCCCGAGGCGTCGAGTACGAGCACGACCCGCGCGCTGACCCCGACCGCCCCGTGCTTTCTCAGGCTGACGGCCACCTGCTCCTTGCGCAGGGACAGCCGCTTGCGCATGTCGACGGGAAGCCGCTCCTCCTCCTTGGACAACCGCGCCCCGGACACCCCGCCGGACGCCGGGGCTACCGGCGGCGGCGCGTGCGGAGGAGCGACCGGCGAGGGGGCGGCAAGCGGAGGCGGAGGGGCGAGCGGCGATGGCGGGGTGAGCGGCGGAGGGGCGAGCGGCGCCGGGCCGGCCGACGTGGGCGCCCTCTCCGGCTCCTCGTCGACCGTGATCCCGAAGTCCGTGGCCACTCCGGCGAGCCCGGAGGCGTAGCCCTGTCCGACCGCCCGGAACTTCCAGCGTCCCTCGCGCAGGTACAGCTCACCCGCGATGAACGCCGTCTCCGTACCGGCCTGCATCTCGAAGCGGGCCAGTTCGGAGCCGGACCCGGTGCCGAGCAGTCTCAGCGTCAGGCCCCGCACCTGCCCGAAGGTGCCGCCGTCGGCCGACGCACACAGCACCACACGTGTGATCGCGCTCTCCAGCGAGCGGAGGTCCACCCGGACCGTGTCGGTCATGGTTCCGGCGTCGCGCCGCTTGCCGAGGTGGCGCACGGCGCCCGACGCGTGCAACGGCTGGTTGTAGAAGACGAAGTCCGTGTCGTCACGAACCCGCCCGTCCTGCGCCAGCAGCAGCGCCGAGGCGTCGATGTCCGGCCCGCCGGCCCCCTCGGCCCAGCTGAGTTCGACCTGTACGTCCGGCGCGTCGACCGGCAGATTGGCACCCTTGCTCATGGATCGCGCTGTCATGCAGGCAAGTCTGCCGAGCCGACGCCGGAGGGCAACCGAACGGACGTGATGTTCTCCTCCCACTTCTCCAGGTCAGGTCACTCGGCCAGCGGCAGGTACACCCGGTTCCCGCTCGCCGCGAACTCCTTGGACTTCGCCAGCATGCCCTCGGCTATCTCCTCCGCGGAGGCGCCGTCGGCCGCACCGCCGCCGAACCGCTCGCTGATGCTCTGGCTGATCTTCATCGAGCAGAACTTGGGCCCGCACATCGAGCAGAAGTGCGCGGTCTTCGCCGGCTCCGCCGGAAGTGTCTCGTCGTGGAACTCCCGTGCCGTGTCCGGATCGAGAGCAAGGTTGAACTGGTCCTCCCAGCGGAACTCGAAGCGGGCGTCGGAGAGCGCGTCGTCCCAGTCCTGCGCGCCGGGATGCCCCTTGGCCAGGTCGGCCGCGTGGGCGGCGATCTTGTAAGTGATGACACCGGTCTTGACGTCGTCACGGTTGGGCAGGCCCAGGTGTTCCTTCGGCGTGACGTAGCAGAGCATCGCCGTGCCCCACCAGGCGATCATCGCGGCACCGATGCCGGAGGTGATGTGGTCGTACGCCGGCGCGACGTCCGTCGTCAGCGGGCCGAGCGTATAGAACGGAGCTTCATCACAGATCTCCTGCTGAAGGTCGATGTTCTCCTTGATCTTGTGCATCGGGACATGTCCCGGGCCCTCGATCATCGTCTGTACATGGAAACGCTTCGCGATCCGGTTGAGTTCCCCGAGCGTCCTCAACTCCGCGAACTGTGCCGCGTCGTTGGCGTCCGCGATGGAACCCGGCCGCAGACCGTCGCCCAGCGAGTACGTGACGTCGTAGGCGGCGAGGATCTCGCAGAGTTCCTCGAAGTTCTCGTACAGGAACGACTCCTTGTGGTGCGCGAGGCACCAGGCCGCCATGATCGAACCGCCGCGCGACACGATGCCGGTCTTGCGGTTGGCGGTGAGCGGCACGTACGCGAGCCGGACACCGGCGTGGACCGTCATGTAGTCCACGCCCTGCTCGGCCTGCTCGACGACCGTGTCCTTGTAGATCTCCCAGGTCAGCTCCTCGGCCCGGCCGTCGACCTTCTCCAGCGCCTGGTACAGCGGCACGGTGCCGATGGGGACGGGGGAGTTGCGCAGCACCCATTCACGCGTCGTGTGGATGTTGCGGCCGGTCGACAGGTCCATGACCGTGTCGGCGCCCCACCGGGTGGCCCACGTCATCTTCTCGACCTCCTCCTCGATGGAGGACGTCACCGCCGAGTTGCCGATGTTGGCGTTGACCTTCACCAGGAACCGCTTGCCGATGATCATCGGCTCGATCTCGGGATGGTTGACGTTGGCCGGCAGGACCGCGCGGCCCGCCGCGATCTCCTCGCGCACCACCTCGGGAGAGACGTTCTCGCGGAGGGCGACGAACTCCATCTCGGGCGTGATCTCCCCCCGACGCGCATAGGCGAGTTGCGTCACCGCCTCGCCGCCCCGGCCACGGCGCGGCAGGCGCGGCCGCCCCGGGAAGACCGCGTCGAGGTTGCGCAGACCGCCGCGCGGCGAGGTGTGCTTGACTCCGTCGTCCTCGGGACGGACGGGACGGCCCGCGTACTCCTCCGTGTCCCCGCGCGCGATGATCCAGTTCTCCCGCAACGGCGACAGGCCCCTGCGGACGTCGGTGTCGGCGAGCGGATCGGTGTACGGGCCGGAGGTGTCGTACAGGGTGACCGACTGCCCGTTGGTGAGATGCACCTGACGGACCGGCACCCGTACATCGGGGCGGGTGCCCTCGACGTACGCCTTGTGCCAGCCGATGGACTTCCCGGCTTCCGGTTCGCTCCCGCCGACGGCGCTGTCGCTGGTCGCGCTGTCGCTGGTCGCGTTCTGCGTGAAGGCAGGCGTGCGTGCGTCCTTGTTGGTCATGAGACCTACTCCCTACGCCGGCATTACCCGGTAACAGGTTCGGCGGTCGACGCAGCGGCTACCGCCTGCCGACGTTTCATGTGAGACATCACTCGTCGTGAGGGACGTTCCACGTGAAACATCGCGAAGACGGAGGTCAGCGCCCTCTCAGCCCGGTGCTCCGAGCTCCCGCGTGTGCAAAGGTTGGCTCCACGCTAGCGGCAATTCTGGCGCGGTGAACAGAGGGCCCCTGACGTTCTTGCGATGATCGGGCGGTGACCACCCCACACCAGCCCCCGTACTCACCACAGGAGCCACCCCGTCGACCGGGTGCCGGCGACGGCAACGACGACGGGTCCGGCCGTGGCTCCGGCAGTGGCCCCGGAGGTGACCGCGGCTTCGGCGACGGTCACGGCCGACCACAGGGCCCCGGCCGTGGACCGGGATACGCCGGCGGCCTCGGCGGTCTGAGGCGAGCGGGGGCTCCCCGCGGCGAGCGCCCGCCCGCCGGTGACTCGACGGCCCCCGGACGGAGCCCGATGCCCGGGGCAGGGCCGGGGAACGACCGTGGTCATGGAGGCGGGCGAGGCCCCGCGGACAACCCGGCGTACGGGAGCGGCCAGGAGCCCGGTGCCGACCAGCGCTACGGGCCCGGGCAGCGCTTCGGGACCGGCCAGGCTCGGGGGAACCCCCAGGGCTACGGCACCGGCCCTGTTCGCGAGCAGGGCCATGAGGCACCTCACCCACGCCCCGGAGCCGGACCCGGACCCGGTCCTGGACGCGGTCCTGGTCTCGGTGGCGGCCCCGGTGCTGGTGCCGGTGCGGATGCCGGTGTCGGTGTCCGCCCGGGCGCGAACCCCGGCCGTAGTGGCCGCCCTGGGGGCGGCACCGGGGTTGGCTCCGGTGACGGGTACGGCTTCGACGACGCCTTCGGCCGGGGGCAGGACTTCGACGGTGGCCGTGGTGGCGGCCCCGGCCGGCGGCCCGGCGACCCGTACACCGACACTCACGACGGGGGCCCCGGCGCCCCCAACGATGACGGCGGTCACGGCGGTCACGGCGGGACCCACGGCAGCAGCCAAGACTGTGGCCACGACGCCGAGCACGGCCACGGCCGTGGCGCAGGACACGGCGGCGATCACGGTGCGGGCCCGGGGCACGGCCACGGCGGCTCGGGCGGCGGGCACGGGCATGCGCACGGGCACAGCCACAGTCACGGTCCGGCCGCCCCCGTCTCGCGGCATCTGCGCAAGGTCATCGCGGCCATCCTCATCCCGTTCGGTGCCGCGGTGCTCGTGGGTCTCGTGGTGCTGTGGCCGGGCGGAGCCCCGGCACACGAGCGCACCGGGGTCGGCTTCGACCGGCAGACCCAGCAGGCCACGGTCACCAAGGTCGAGAGCGTGAGCTGTGCGTCGGTGAACGCCTCTGGCGGCACCCCCACCGGCGACACCTCCACGGCCGAGGGCTCCTCCGCGCAGCAGCAGGCCGGCGGCACCTGCAAGCGGGCCACGATCCGTGTGGACACCGGCAGCGACAAGGGCCGTACGTTCACCGAGATCGTGCAGCCGGACCAGTCTCGGCAGCTGGAACAGGGCGAGAAGGTCGTCGTCGCCTACGAGCCCTCGGCGCCGAAGGACCTCCAGTACTCGGTCACCGACGTGAACCGCCGGATCCCCATGACGGTCCTGGCCCTGATCTTCGCGGTCGCCGTCGTCGTCGTGGGGCGGCTCCGGGGCGTCATGGCCCTGGTGGCGCTCGCCATCAGCTTCATGGTGCTGAACTTCTTCGTCCTGCCCGCCATCCTCCAGGGGTCCAACCCGCTGGTCGTGGCGGTGGTGGGATCGAGCGCCATCATGCTGATCGCCCTCTACCTCTGTCACGGTCTCTCGGCCCGCACCTCGGTCGCGGTACTGGGCACCCTGATCTCGCTGCTGCTGATCGGCATCCTGGGCTCGTTGTTCATCGACTGGGCCGCGCTGACCGGCAACACGGACGACAACACCGGCCTGATCCACGGCCTGTACCCCTCGATCGACATGAGCGGTCTGCTGCTCGCCGGCATCATCATCGGTTCGCTCGGCGTCCTGGACGACGTGACGGTCACCCAGACCTCGGCGGTCTGGGAACTGCACGAGGCCAACCCCGCGATGGGTTGGCGCGGTCTGTACCGGGCCGGCATCCGCATCGGCCGGGACCACATCGCGTCGGTGGTCAACACGCTCGTCCTCGCCTACGCCGGTGCC harbors:
- a CDS encoding metallophosphoesterase, which codes for MTQGAGQGPEVERTATLRDFRVPGYVNETGPYDHGTEPGNTAPPLEEPLEHPDGYTPTQRDLPVISRRGDTLQVAVDPATTHAPVPSTGPGPLFVVGDVHGYLDELVAALQEKGLVDSAGNWCAGTARLWFLGDFTDRGPDGIGVIDLVMRLSAEAAAAGGYCKALMGNHELLLLGAKRFGDTPVNSGAGTATFQAAWLLNGGQKYDMDRLQDHHLQWMARLDAVEEVDGHLLVHSDTTAYLDYGDSIEAVNDTVRETITRNDADEVWDLFRKFTKRFSFRDEGGADAVRSLLDTYGGTRIVHGHSPIPYLLGEVGSEEDEDSGGPHVEGPHVYADGLAIAMDGGVTMAGKLLVQQLPLES
- the thiC gene encoding phosphomethylpyrimidine synthase ThiC → MTNKDARTPAFTQNATSDSATSDSAVGGSEPEAGKSIGWHKAYVEGTRPDVRVPVRQVHLTNGQSVTLYDTSGPYTDPLADTDVRRGLSPLRENWIIARGDTEEYAGRPVRPEDDGVKHTSPRGGLRNLDAVFPGRPRLPRRGRGGEAVTQLAYARRGEITPEMEFVALRENVSPEVVREEIAAGRAVLPANVNHPEIEPMIIGKRFLVKVNANIGNSAVTSSIEEEVEKMTWATRWGADTVMDLSTGRNIHTTREWVLRNSPVPIGTVPLYQALEKVDGRAEELTWEIYKDTVVEQAEQGVDYMTVHAGVRLAYVPLTANRKTGIVSRGGSIMAAWCLAHHKESFLYENFEELCEILAAYDVTYSLGDGLRPGSIADANDAAQFAELRTLGELNRIAKRFHVQTMIEGPGHVPMHKIKENIDLQQEICDEAPFYTLGPLTTDVAPAYDHITSGIGAAMIAWWGTAMLCYVTPKEHLGLPNRDDVKTGVITYKIAAHAADLAKGHPGAQDWDDALSDARFEFRWEDQFNLALDPDTAREFHDETLPAEPAKTAHFCSMCGPKFCSMKISQSISERFGGGAADGASAEEIAEGMLAKSKEFAASGNRVYLPLAE
- a CDS encoding YibE/F family protein, whose translation is MLVGLVVLWPGGAPAHERTGVGFDRQTQQATVTKVESVSCASVNASGGTPTGDTSTAEGSSAQQQAGGTCKRATIRVDTGSDKGRTFTEIVQPDQSRQLEQGEKVVVAYEPSAPKDLQYSVTDVNRRIPMTVLALIFAVAVVVVGRLRGVMALVALAISFMVLNFFVLPAILQGSNPLVVAVVGSSAIMLIALYLCHGLSARTSVAVLGTLISLLLIGILGSLFIDWAALTGNTDDNTGLIHGLYPSIDMSGLLLAGIIIGSLGVLDDVTVTQTSAVWELHEANPAMGWRGLYRAGIRIGRDHIASVVNTLVLAYAGAALPLLLLFSIAQSSVGSVANSELVAEEIVRTLVGSIGLVASVPVTTALAALVVSADRPGPKEAPGTAPEPVAAASAGAAPAATAQARGGRGRRRKR
- a CDS encoding VWA domain-containing protein; translation: MTARSMSKGANLPVDAPDVQVELSWAEGAGGPDIDASALLLAQDGRVRDDTDFVFYNQPLHASGAVRHLGKRRDAGTMTDTVRVDLRSLESAITRVVLCASADGGTFGQVRGLTLRLLGTGSGSELARFEMQAGTETAFIAGELYLREGRWKFRAVGQGYASGLAGVATDFGITVDEEPERAPTSAGPAPLAPPPLTPPSPLAPPPPLAAPSPVAPPHAPPPVAPASGGVSGARLSKEEERLPVDMRKRLSLRKEQVAVSLRKHGAVGVSARVVLVLDASGSMSFLYSRGVVADVVERMAAVAAQLDDDGEMQAWTFASEAARLPDLRLGELPEWLRLHVRVGEMSLFRRSKKPRRGMEPGQIDMRTIGIQNEEQKAIAQVRSYVRENPAAAPTLVLFFSDGGVHRDAAIERELRAAVEEPIFWQFVGLGRSDYGVLERFDTLPGRRVDNVGFFAVDDISTVPDQELYDRLLSEFPSWIKAARHAGIL